A genomic window from Candidatus Binatus sp. includes:
- a CDS encoding MaoC family dehydratase translates to MADPDFSQFRLVTKGHSFEDFTEGQVFTHHWGRTINAGDNSLFTTATLSYCPLYYNVEYARAHGHPDVVVNPMLVVCTVVGMSVEDLSEAGGPFLGINGLKFHRAVYPGDTLSARSTVVSKRESASRGNFGIVTWRTEASNQRDEIVVSYERTNLVAKRRGAPL, encoded by the coding sequence ATGGCAGATCCCGACTTCAGTCAATTCCGGCTTGTCACCAAAGGGCACTCGTTCGAAGACTTTACCGAGGGCCAGGTGTTTACTCATCATTGGGGGCGCACGATTAATGCCGGCGACAATTCGCTGTTCACCACCGCGACGCTTTCGTACTGCCCGCTCTATTACAACGTCGAGTATGCACGCGCGCACGGCCATCCCGACGTAGTGGTGAATCCGATGCTCGTCGTTTGCACCGTGGTCGGTATGTCGGTCGAGGATCTCAGCGAAGCGGGCGGCCCGTTTCTCGGCATCAACGGACTCAAGTTTCATCGCGCGGTCTATCCCGGCGATACCCTGAGCGCGCGCAGCACCGTCGTGTCGAAGCGCGAATCGGCCAGCCGCGGCAACTTCGGAATCGTGACGTGGCGCACCGAGGCAAGTAATCAGCGCGACGAAATCGTGGTCTCATACGAACGCACCAACCTGGTCGCCAAGCGCCGAGGAGCACCATTGTGA
- a CDS encoding acyl-CoA dehydrogenase family protein: MTDERRMIQQAARDFAMNEVLPIANKLDPEQGDIPMELRDQLAQMGYFGVVIPEEYGGLGLGAFEYVLITEELARAWMSVASIIARGNGLGGGFSPAQRREYLPRMARGEFLGAAALSEPDAGSDLANVSCKATRDGDGWVLNGTKTWCTFADGADFISVLARTKQPSDPRKRHEGISQFLVLKERGKFPPGLTGSSIRKIGYFGWKTWELHFDNLHVPADGLLGREREGGGEGSAFKGTVSGLEVARVHTAARAIGLARGGFEDALAYAQHRTAFGQPIGEFQAIRFKLADMATEIEAARQLTYFVATEVDSKRRCDKEASMAKLFASEMAERVTSEALQIHGGYGYTKDFPLERYWRDARLTKIFEGTSEIQKRIISDRLLPRTKR; the protein is encoded by the coding sequence ATGACCGATGAGCGGCGAATGATTCAGCAGGCCGCGCGCGACTTCGCGATGAACGAGGTCCTGCCGATTGCGAACAAGCTCGATCCGGAGCAGGGCGACATCCCGATGGAGCTGCGCGACCAGCTCGCGCAGATGGGATATTTCGGCGTCGTCATCCCCGAGGAATACGGCGGTCTCGGGCTCGGCGCGTTCGAGTACGTCTTGATCACCGAAGAACTGGCGCGAGCGTGGATGAGCGTCGCGAGCATCATCGCACGCGGCAATGGACTCGGCGGCGGATTCTCGCCGGCGCAACGGCGCGAGTATCTCCCACGAATGGCGCGCGGAGAATTTCTGGGCGCGGCGGCGCTATCTGAACCCGACGCCGGTTCCGATCTCGCGAACGTATCGTGTAAGGCGACCCGCGACGGCGACGGCTGGGTCCTCAATGGCACCAAGACCTGGTGTACCTTCGCCGACGGCGCGGATTTTATTTCGGTGCTCGCGCGCACCAAGCAGCCATCGGATCCGCGCAAGCGCCACGAAGGTATCAGCCAATTTTTGGTGCTGAAGGAGCGCGGCAAGTTTCCGCCCGGGCTTACCGGTTCGTCGATTCGCAAGATTGGTTACTTCGGCTGGAAGACGTGGGAGCTGCACTTCGACAATTTGCATGTGCCTGCCGACGGATTGCTCGGCCGCGAACGCGAAGGCGGTGGGGAGGGGAGCGCTTTCAAAGGCACTGTGAGCGGACTCGAAGTTGCGCGCGTCCATACCGCGGCGCGCGCGATCGGGCTTGCCCGCGGCGGTTTCGAAGACGCGCTTGCCTATGCGCAACACCGCACCGCCTTCGGCCAGCCGATCGGCGAATTCCAGGCGATTCGATTCAAGCTCGCCGACATGGCGACCGAGATCGAAGCGGCGCGGCAGCTTACCTACTTTGTCGCGACCGAGGTCGATAGCAAACGCCGATGTGACAAGGAAGCTTCGATGGCGAAGCTGTTCGCCTCCGAGATGGCCGAGCGCGTCACCAGCGAGGCGCTGCAGATTCATGGCGGCTACGGCTACACCAAAGATTTTCCGCTCGAGCGCTACTGGCGCGACGCTCGCCTGACGAAAATTTTCGAAGGCACTTCGGAGATTCAAAAGCGAATCATCTCCGATCGATTGCTGCCGAGGACCAAACGATGA
- a CDS encoding MaoC family dehydratase: MSDATSTLTGAGNYFEDFEVGAKMRHARGTTIGEIENQMLTKLVLNTADGHYNEHRMRGTQFGQRLVFGLVTGSVCIGLTMQDTGENALAELELTGIRFTSPVFHGDTLYAYTEVLEKRNSDRDDAGVVRFKHWGIKQDGKIVFEGERTVLIKRRSHWGNR, encoded by the coding sequence ATGAGCGACGCCACTTCGACCCTAACCGGCGCAGGAAATTATTTCGAAGATTTCGAAGTCGGCGCGAAGATGCGTCACGCGCGCGGCACCACGATCGGCGAAATCGAAAACCAGATGCTCACCAAACTCGTGCTCAACACCGCCGACGGCCACTACAACGAGCATCGCATGCGCGGCACGCAATTCGGCCAGCGCCTCGTGTTCGGGCTGGTGACGGGCTCGGTCTGTATCGGCCTCACGATGCAGGACACTGGCGAAAACGCGCTCGCCGAACTCGAACTCACCGGCATCCGCTTTACCTCGCCAGTCTTTCACGGCGATACGCTCTACGCCTACACCGAGGTGCTCGAGAAGCGCAATTCCGATCGCGACGATGCGGGCGTCGTGCGCTTCAAGCATTGGGGCATCAAGCAGGACGGCAAGATCGTTTTCGAGGGCGAGCGCACCGTCCTGATCAAGCGACGCAGCCATTGGGGCAATCGATGA
- a CDS encoding CaiB/BaiF CoA-transferase family protein gives MNARTGPLSDVRILDLTQALAGPFCTMLLADLGADVIKVEPPGGDMSRTMGPHPNDRAGTDYGGYFASVNRNKRSVVLDIKTDGGREAIFKLAATADAVVENAKTGVMDRAGIGYDRLRKIKPSLVYAAIRGFGDPRTGRSPYADWPAYDIVAQSMGGLVSITGPAGSDGFRAGPGVGDIYPGTLAALGVVSAIHAARRTGHGQFLDVAMYDAILTLCENIVYTYSRAGVVRGPQGNGTPVLCPFDVFRSRDGAVAIAAPGENHWAILCNAIGRPELIADDRCRNNPKRVANAEFVREAVSAWTTAHTTQEIVAAIGGRVPVGPVNTAKDIFADPHPRARGMLIEVDQPGDNPPLTIAGCPIKFTETPSGIYARAPLLGEHTEQILAEAGITDASKEKS, from the coding sequence ATGAATGCGCGCACGGGTCCGCTCTCAGATGTGCGGATCCTCGATCTCACGCAAGCGCTGGCCGGTCCATTCTGCACGATGCTGCTCGCTGACCTCGGCGCCGACGTGATCAAGGTCGAGCCGCCGGGCGGCGACATGTCGCGCACGATGGGACCGCATCCTAACGATCGCGCCGGCACCGACTACGGTGGCTACTTCGCAAGCGTCAATCGCAACAAACGGAGCGTCGTGCTCGATATCAAGACAGACGGTGGCCGCGAGGCGATTTTCAAACTCGCGGCGACCGCCGACGCCGTCGTCGAGAACGCGAAAACCGGCGTGATGGATCGCGCCGGCATCGGCTACGATCGATTGCGCAAAATTAAACCGTCGCTGGTGTACGCCGCGATTCGCGGCTTCGGCGATCCGCGAACCGGCCGCAGCCCTTATGCGGATTGGCCGGCCTACGATATCGTCGCACAGAGCATGGGCGGCCTGGTGAGTATCACGGGTCCCGCCGGCAGCGATGGATTTCGCGCGGGACCCGGCGTCGGCGATATCTATCCGGGGACGCTCGCGGCGCTGGGCGTCGTGTCTGCGATTCATGCGGCGCGACGCACGGGCCATGGCCAGTTCCTCGACGTTGCGATGTACGATGCGATTCTCACGCTGTGCGAGAATATTGTTTACACCTATTCGCGCGCCGGCGTCGTTCGAGGTCCGCAGGGCAATGGCACGCCGGTCCTGTGTCCCTTCGACGTCTTTCGATCGCGCGACGGGGCGGTTGCGATCGCGGCGCCGGGTGAGAATCACTGGGCGATTTTGTGCAACGCGATTGGCCGTCCCGAGCTGATCGCCGACGATCGATGCCGCAATAATCCGAAGCGCGTCGCCAACGCAGAATTTGTTCGCGAGGCAGTGTCGGCATGGACGACCGCGCATACGACGCAGGAAATCGTTGCCGCGATCGGTGGCAGGGTGCCGGTCGGGCCGGTGAATACTGCTAAAGACATTTTCGCCGATCCGCATCCGCGGGCGCGCGGGATGCTGATCGAAGTCGATCAGCCCGGCGACAATCCGCCGCTCACGATCGCGGGATGCCCGATCAAGTTCACCGAGACGCCGTCGGGAATCTACGCGCGGGCGCCGCTACTCGGCGAGCACACCGAACAGATTCTCGCCGAAGCCGGAATCACGGACGCATCAAAGGAGAAATCATGA
- a CDS encoding CoA ester lyase, with the protein MTLRLRRSELSTPASSPKMMEKAMTSAADMVFLDLEDAVAPAQKEAARKNAVQALRELDWGKKIRAVRVNGADTHWAHDDVIEVVEGAGEFLDIIIVPKPKAPRDIWFFDTLLTQLETKLKLKKQIGLEALIEESAALARVEEIAACCPRLEALILGFGDLSASQGMRFGVATDPANRYPGDIWHHARVRMITACRANGLDAIDGPFGNYKDPEGYRRDATWAATLGAVGKWAIHPSQIELANDVFAPTAHEIENARKMSDAYQTAIKEGAGAAGSGGMLVDAVAVRIFENVLERARLTGRA; encoded by the coding sequence ATGACGCTTCGACTTAGACGATCAGAGCTTTCGACGCCGGCCTCGAGTCCCAAGATGATGGAAAAGGCGATGACCAGCGCCGCCGACATGGTGTTCCTCGATCTCGAAGACGCGGTTGCGCCAGCGCAGAAAGAAGCGGCGCGCAAGAACGCGGTGCAGGCTCTGCGCGAACTCGATTGGGGCAAGAAAATTCGCGCGGTCCGCGTCAATGGCGCCGACACGCATTGGGCGCACGACGACGTGATTGAGGTGGTCGAGGGTGCCGGTGAATTTCTCGACATCATAATCGTGCCGAAGCCCAAAGCGCCGCGCGATATCTGGTTCTTCGACACGCTGCTCACGCAGCTCGAGACCAAGCTCAAACTGAAAAAGCAGATCGGTCTCGAGGCGTTGATCGAGGAGAGCGCGGCGCTCGCTCGCGTCGAGGAGATCGCCGCGTGCTGCCCGCGCCTCGAAGCGCTGATTCTCGGCTTCGGCGATCTCTCCGCAAGCCAGGGGATGCGCTTTGGCGTCGCGACCGATCCCGCGAATCGATATCCCGGCGACATCTGGCATCACGCGCGCGTCCGGATGATCACGGCCTGCCGCGCCAACGGCCTCGACGCGATCGATGGACCGTTCGGCAATTACAAGGACCCCGAAGGCTATCGCCGCGACGCGACCTGGGCGGCGACGCTCGGCGCGGTCGGCAAATGGGCGATTCATCCGAGCCAGATCGAACTTGCGAACGACGTGTTCGCGCCGACGGCGCATGAAATCGAAAACGCAAGGAAGATGTCCGACGCGTATCAGACCGCGATCAAGGAAGGCGCAGGCGCGGCGGGTTCCGGCGGGATGCTGGTCGATGCGGTCGCGGTGCGAATCTTCGAGAACGTCCTCGAACGCGCCCGCCTTACCGGCCGCGCCTGA
- a CDS encoding CopG family antitoxin, whose protein sequence is MPALKSDEEAEKLLEKDLSDYINAENLEPFPFEFKPKQKSVNLRLSGELLSAVRAAAKRRGIPYQRFIRQALELALRRHDKR, encoded by the coding sequence TTGCCCGCGCTCAAAAGCGATGAGGAGGCGGAGAAGCTTCTCGAAAAAGATCTGTCCGACTACATCAACGCGGAGAATCTCGAACCGTTTCCGTTCGAATTTAAGCCCAAGCAGAAGTCGGTGAACTTGCGACTTTCGGGCGAATTACTGAGCGCCGTTCGTGCCGCGGCCAAGCGCCGAGGAATCCCTTACCAACGCTTCATCCGCCAGGCACTGGAACTCGCACTCAGGCGGCATGACAAGCGCTAA